The sequence CGCCGAGCAGAGAAAGAGCCCAATAAATCATTTGTTTTGCTTTTAGAGGGCATTGAGCGCGCACCCATAGAAGATTTGTTTGGAGAGATGCTGCTGCTTTTCGACCCGGACAAACGTATCGGGCAAGCCAATCCGCTGAAGATAGCTCTTCCCTCAGGAGAATATGTAGGACTGCCCCCTAACCTCTATTTGGTTGCCACCATCGAAGACATGCGCAAAGCATGGCAACAAATGGCTTTGTATGCCCGCTATTTCGAATTGGTAGAGCTTACCCCCCGTTACGATTTGAGCAGCGTGGCATACAACGATTTCCTGTGGGCGCTCAATCAGGAGCTGCTGCGCAAGAAAGGAGAAGCGTTTTTGATAGGACATACCTTTTTCCTTCAAACCAATCAAAACTTCAACTTCCTGCGAGTACTCAACCGACAAATCATCCCCCTACTTACTGCCTATTTTGAAGGCGACCAAGAAGCGGTGGCTTGCTTGCTGCAGCATGCTTTCCAACAAGCTCCTTCTACACACGGGCGCTTCGAAGTGAGCAGGCATCTACAGAGCAGCGTGCAGGTGAGTCGCGTAGAACACCCCTAATGTTAAAAACACATGCAGTGGATATTAAAACCCCAACCCTCTGCCCGCCAGTTGCAGGCAGTCATGCAACAATTGCAACTCAAACGCCTGCCGGCTATCCTTTTTGCTCAACGAGGCATAGAAACCCCCACACAAGCCCGCGCTTTTTGCCGCCCCAAGCTCAGCGACCTGCATGACCCCTTCCTGATGCGCGACATGTATGTCGCTGTGGAGCGCCTGCACTGGGCTATACGCCACCAAGAACCTATTTTGCTTTATGGCGACTACGACGTGGATGGCACCACCGCCACTGCTATGATGTACCGTTTTTTAAAGCTCTTTCACAAGGCGCTTCACTACTATACACCCGACCGGCACGCAGAAGGCTACGGTGTCTCTCTGCAGGGCGTCGATTACGCCAGCAAACACAGCTGCAAGCTCATGATTACACTCGATTGTGGCATTAAAGACTTCAAAGCTATAGAGTATGCCCGTAAAAAAGGCATCGACGTGATTGTTTGCGACCACCACCTGCCGGACGAACGCCTGCCAACAGCCAAAGCCATCCTCAACCCCAAGCGAAGCGATTGCCATTATCCTTACAAAGAACTGTCGGGCTGTGGCGTAGCATTCAAACTTATGCAGGCATATGCGCAAGCTTACGGCATAGATGAACAACACCTCTATGCCAGCTTAGACTTGGTAACCCTGAGCATTGCTTGTGATATCGTGCCCATCAGAGGCGAAAATCGCATGCTGGCATATTTCGGTTTAAAAAAACTAAAAAGAAACCCATTGCCGGGCATCAAAGAGCTGCTTCAAATAGCCGGCTTTGCCACAGACCGCGACTACACCATCAGCGACTTGGTGTTTGGTGTCGGTCCACGCATCAATGCTGCCGGGCGGCTGGAACATGCACGCCTCGCCATCGAGCTGCTTTTGAGCAATGAGCCTACCGATGCCTACGATAAAGCACTTTATATTCACCGCCTCAACCAAGAGCGTAAACAGCTGGATGAAAAAGTAACCGAAGAAGCGCTGCACATGATAGAGAAACTACGCATGCAGGGCTATGAAAGTCATGTGCTCTTTCATAAACATTGGCACAAAGGCATCATAGGCATTGTGGCTTCTCGCTGTGTTGAGCGTGTTTATCGCCCCACGGTCATCCTGACCGAATCCAACGGCAAAGCCACCGGCTCGGCACGCTCTATCGAAGGCTTCGACCTGTATCGCGCCATCGATGCCTGCAGCGACTTACTCGATAGCTACGGAGGGCATGCCCATGCTGCCGGCTTGACCCTCAGCTTAGACAAAATAGCTGCCTTCCGAGAACGCTTTGAACAGGTAGCCCGCGAACAACTGAAACAAGTGCAAGCCGAGCCCACACTGGAAGTGGACGCTTTTGTGTCTTTAAGCGACTTAGACCAAACCACCGAGCGCATCATGAGCGAGTTGGCACCTTTTGGTCCCGGCAATGAACAACCTCTCTTGGTAAGCCGTGTGCAGCTGGCTGAGGCGCCACGCACCGTAGGGCAAAAAGACAATCACCTGAAGTTACGCGTAAAAGAAAACAGCCCAGTAGTCTTTGACGCCATTGCTTTCCGTATGGGCGAATGGGCAAACAAGCTCTCTGTCGGACAGTCTTTTTATATTTGCTATCACTTGGAACAAAACGAGTACAGAGGCAACAAAAGCCTACAACTGAGAATCAAAGACATCAAGACAGAAGCACCGACATGGGAAAAAGACACTTTTTCATCGTAACGATAGTGCTCTTTTTGACAGGAGCCGTAGGATACTGCCAAGAAGCTGCGCCCACTGACTCACACCTTTGTGTGCGCAAGGTTTTTCCGGTGGACAGTACCTATATCGAGCAGGACATCAACCGGATGATGGTAGAGTATTTCATCGACAACCGGGGATACAGTTTTGAACTGAAAAGCAAACAAAGCAATCATACCGTACACTGGACTCCCAACATTGCCGGAGTACATGGTTTTCGCTTTTCTTATCGCAGCCTCACCATTGGGATGGGCTTTAAGCTGCCTCTGTCTGAATTCAATGCGCGTAACTATGGCAATACCAACTACTCAGACCTTAGCATAGCTTTCAATAAACCCCAAGTAGCTTTGCTGGGCAACTGGCGCCGCTATCGCGGCATGGTAGATGTAAATTCTCCCAATTACATGCCTCCTTACACCTACTATAAACAAGGCGACCTGACAGCCAACAGCCTTACACTGAAAGGCAGTTACATATTTTCACCTAAACGCTTTTCTTACAAAGCTGCCTACATCTATACCGAACGACAGCTGCGCAGCGCCGGCTCGTGGCTGCTCAGTGGTGCCTTCAACCTCTCGCGCTTGCAAAGCGACTCTTCGATGGTGCCTACACCCATACGCAGCGACTTTGGCGACACAGGGGGACTTCAAAGTGTACGGCGTCTGTATTTGGGCGTAGGTGGTGGTTATGCCCACACATTGGTGTATCAATACTTTCAACTATCGCTTTTGCTCAATTTAGGACTTGCCTTTCAGCCCATGCGCTACTATCTCATGCAAAACAGCCATTGGCAAAAAGCCAACCAAGTAGGGCTGTACAGCGACGTGGGCACTTCTTTTTCTTACAACCGTCCCCATTGGTACATCGCCCTGCAAGGACAGGTATTCAACGACGGTTTTCGCATCGACGAGAACATATCAGGAAATACTTCACAGTTGTGGTTTTCTTTTAAGCTGGGTTGGCGCCCCGCTGCTCCGCGCTTCGTGCGCAAAGGAGAGGATTTTTTCTACCATACATTACAAAAATTGAATCCTTTTCAAGGGGGCAAACTATAGGCAGCGCCCCCCTCGCCTCTTGCCTAAGGCGGTGTTGCTGATGCTATCTTTGTTTTTAAGCCTTGATGGTATGGCACCCTAAGCAAAGCGGCTTTATAGCATGCCAATGCCCTTTCTTTTTGATTTATCTGCATATACACGTCGCCTATCAACTCCAAAGCAGCCGGATGGTGCTCAAAGAGCAACAAAGCCATCTTCAGCAGGGCTTCTAACATATCGTGACGCCCGTTTTGCCAACAAAAAACAGCCAGCCGTATCAAATCGGAAGGGAGTAGCTCTTGCTTTCGAGTAGCCTTTAACTGGTTGAGCCGCTCTATAACAGCGTTTAACTGTCCTTGCTTCCAAGCAGCAAGCAGCGTTTTGTATGGTGAATCATAGGACTCATAGCCCAAGACATGCAAAGGCAGCGGTTCTACAGGAAATACCGCCCGCAGGAGGCTTTCTATAATGCGAAACCCCTTTTCAGAATTGATAAATACAACCACGCCCCAGCCCTTCGCCGGCACTCCCATCATATAGTTTTTAAAGTTGCCGTAATCGCCCCAATGCCAAAATACGGGCATGCCTTGCCAATCATAAACCCCCACGCCCAAACCCCAATCAAGAGGTTTGAGAGGTCCGCTGCGGGCATGACTGTGCGGCTGAAGCATCAAGGCATGAAAAGAAGATTGCAGCTTTCGAGGATGCAGCAGCTCCTCCATAAAAAGAGCATAATCGACTACGGTCGTCAGCAGGCTATGGTGCGCGCCGGCTTCGGCATGGCGCCGCATCTGTGCAGGATATCCATTTTTCCAATGCCCATAGGCGGCATTCCCCAAAAAGCCACTGCGAAAAACAAAGCTGCTGTGCGACATACCCAAGGGGTCAAACACATATCTTTGGGCAAGTGCCTCAAAATTTTCACCTGTGAGCTTTTCACATACCCGTTGCAAAAAAGCAAACCCTTGCCCCGAATAAGAGCAATCGGAGCCCGGCTCGAAGGCAATGCTCAGCTTGCCGTAGCGTCCGTTGGGCAAACCTGCCGAATGGCTAAGCACATGCTTGGCTGTGATGAGATACCAACGCCTGTCGCTGATGCTGCCCCCCACAAATGTCTGCAGCTCGGCAGCTGTCAGATAATCTGCCAAGGGCTTATCAAGGTCTAAAATACCCTCTTGTGCCAAACGCAAGGCAACATAAGCCGACAGGGGCTTGCTCAAAGAAGCCGCTTCCATGATGGTGGTATTGGTAAGAGGCTGCCGCGTACGTATATTTGCCCAGCCAAAGCTTTTAGTCCAGTAAATTTTGCCATCCACAAGCACTGCCAATGCAACGCCCTCTACATCAGCCTCCTGCATCAGTTGTTGCACTCGCATCGATAAATAGGCGGTATCGGGCTGTGCAGCGAGTCCATATGCAAACAAACAACAGTAAAGACTCAAGAGAAGGCGCATAGATATTTGAGCAATTCGTTCATTTTCGTTAATTTAAGAAAATTCATCCTTGTACTTATGGAAATACTGAAATATGTTGCGTGCTCCCTGCTCTTTGCGAGCATAAATCTCATTACTGTGGCACAAAGTCAAGTGCCACTGGCTACCATTTATCACAAAGGAAGTCCTCTGGTTCAAATAGAAAAGCAAAAGAATGAATATGTGTTTTACCGCATTCAGGATGGTAGCTGCTTGGGGCGTTGGGACGGACAGCAGGTGTATGTAGCACAAAGCCGCGTGCAAAAAGGAATTACCCGCGGCGGGCAGTGGTTCGACGCCCAACAACGCTTGCTTTACACAGTAGAAGAAGCTGGCGAAGGCAAGCTGTTGATTAACCATCCCCTCATAGGCACCTGCCGTGTGATACAATACGACTTGCCTCTCTTGTTCGGTACGGAATATCATTGGCAGTGGCACACTTCTGCCACGGTCTATCAGCTGCTCTACACCATCGCCATCTACTTTGTGTACTTTCACCCCACCCCTCTCTGCTAATGCCCCCGAAAAACGTATCTTTGTGCTTGTTGAAACTTTCAAACCATAAATGAAATCATCAAATGATGAAAAGCGAAAATAATTTTCCCACACCGCATCAGATTGTAGCTGAATTAGATAAGTATATTATCGGGCAAAAAGAAGCCAAAAAGCATGTAGCTATAGCCCTGCGTAACCGCTGGCGACGCATGCACGCCCCCACGGATATTCAAGCCGAAATTGTGCCTAACAACATTTTGATGATTGGACCCACTGGCGTAGGCAAAACAGAGATTGCGCGCCGCCTGGCGCGTTTGGCAAATGCTCCCTTTGTGAAGGTAGAAGCTTCTAAATTCACAGAAGTGGGTTATGTAGGGCGTGATGTGGAAAGCATGGTGCGCGACTTGGTCGAACAAGCCGTGAATATGGTGAAGGCTCAAAAGCAGGAAGAAGTGAAAGCCAAAGCCATGGAAGCCGTCGAAGAAATTATCTTGGATGCCCTCATACCGCCCTTGCGCCCGGGGGCTTCTTCCGAAGACCAAGCCCTCAACCAAAAAACACGTGAGCTGTTCCGCGAACGTCTGCGCCGTGGCGAGCTCGACGATAAAAAGATAGAAATCAGCGTGTCGCAGTCGGCAAGTGCCAATGTGGGCATCATGGGACCCGGACTTGACGACCAAACACTCATGAACCTGCAAGAGATGCTGGGCAGTATGCTGCCTAAAAAGAGCAAGCGGCGCAAGTTGAGCATAGCCGAAGCCCGCAAGCTCCTTTTCGAGGAGGAGTCCTCCAAACTCATCGATATGGATGAGGTAAAAGAAGAAGCCCGCCGGCGCGCCGAAGAAGCCGGTATCATCTTTATTGACGAAATAGACAAGATTGCAAGCAAAGGAAGCGAGCCCGGACCCGACGTAAGCCGCGAAGGAGTACAACGCGACCTACTGCCCATAGTAGAAGGTTCTACGGTAGCCACGAAATATGGTCCTGTGAAAACCGACCATATTTTATTCATAGCGGCAGGAGCTTTTCACTTGTCTAAGCCCTCTGACCTAATTCCCGAACTACAAGGGCGCTTCCCTATTCGCGTAGAACTGGAAAGCCTGTCGCAAGAGGACTTCTACCGTATTCTGAAAGAGCCTAAAAATGCGCTTACCAAGCAATATGAAGCTTTGTTTGCAGCTGAACAGGTAGAGCTTCACTTCCAAGACGAAGCCTTGCGCCGCATTGCCGAAATTGCTTATGAAATCAACAGTGAGATGGAAAATATAGGAGCAAGACGCCTGCAAACCGTCATGACCCAACTGCTCAGCGACTTCTTGTTTGATATCCCAGACAAAATACCGCCTTATGCCAAAATAATGGTTACTGTAGAGATGGTCAACGAGCGTCTGCAGGGACTTATCAAAAACCACAACTTAAGCCAATACATTCTGTAAAAAAAGAAGGGCACCCTCTTTGGAGTGCCCTTCTTCGGGTACATATTACAGCTCCTCAACCCTGGCTTGTTAGAAGTAGGTTTGCAAGCCAACGCCTATAAGCAATCCATTTCTTCCGTAGCTCAAGTCTCTGTCATCGGCATTAGAAAGCGCATAGCCACGAAAGCGCAGCGCCGGTTCAATAGCCACGTGGTTGTTCACAAAAAAAGCAAAACCGGCACCCAGCGAGTAACCTAAGCCATTATAAACTTTGTTTTTCCCAATTTTTTGGCTTGCATAGCCCACATAACCCTCAAAGAAAAGCTTCATAGGCAAATAGAAGCGGGCAAAAGGACCCACCCCTACCGTAGTATATTCGTGCTTACCATCTGCATTGCGGGTAAAGATGTCCATAGCCAAGCCAAGAGCTACTTCATCGGACACAAACACCCCCACCGACGGGTTGAAGTTGAGTTCTGTAAATTTCTTCTCTGTACGTATAATCACATTGTTATTACGCTCTTCAGTGTACTCTTTGCCGGAATTGATGCCAAAGCTACCCCCTGCCAAGATAGTTCCTTGGCTGATTTGTGCCAAAGCGGCGGTGCTCCAAAGGCACGCCAACAGTAACCATACTTTTTTCATAGTTGCTTATTGCGTTTGTTTGATGAACGTGCGAAATAATCCATTTTTTTTCATTCACACAACAGCACTAAAAAGAAAGTAAAGCTGTCATCATCCTTATTTTTTCATCTGTGGCAGCCTTAGGCAGATTAAAGAAAAAAGCCAACTCTTTATCGCTGTTTTCTGAATAATACACTTTTCCGCATAAAGCCATGATGTAATGATGGGCAGCATAAAGCTCCGATTCATTTTCTGATGAAAACAAGCGTTTTCCTTTGCCGTTACGGGCAGGCTTGGCTCCCAAAACCTCTACTTTTATTTCAACCAATTGCTCCGGTGTGTTGTCGGTGAGGGTGATGTTGATGGTGCAACCGTCGGCAGTGGTTTTCAGCATATGCCCCATGATGTTGTGCATCACTTTGTCCAAAAAATATCTATCTACCCAAACAGATAAACGGGGCAATGATGGTGGTACCGTATCTACTATTACCTGAATGGTTTCTTTTTGCCGGCGCACGCGTGCCGCATGCTTCTTCATGTATTTCAACAAGTCAATTACTTGCATATGGTGTTCCAGCCCAAATTTATTCATCAAAGAGAGCCCATCTTCCTGTGCCTCATCTAAAATTCTTTCACACTCCTTGATAGCTCTGTTCAATAGAGCA comes from Thermonema lapsum and encodes:
- the recJ gene encoding single-stranded-DNA-specific exonuclease RecJ; amino-acid sequence: MQWILKPQPSARQLQAVMQQLQLKRLPAILFAQRGIETPTQARAFCRPKLSDLHDPFLMRDMYVAVERLHWAIRHQEPILLYGDYDVDGTTATAMMYRFLKLFHKALHYYTPDRHAEGYGVSLQGVDYASKHSCKLMITLDCGIKDFKAIEYARKKGIDVIVCDHHLPDERLPTAKAILNPKRSDCHYPYKELSGCGVAFKLMQAYAQAYGIDEQHLYASLDLVTLSIACDIVPIRGENRMLAYFGLKKLKRNPLPGIKELLQIAGFATDRDYTISDLVFGVGPRINAAGRLEHARLAIELLLSNEPTDAYDKALYIHRLNQERKQLDEKVTEEALHMIEKLRMQGYESHVLFHKHWHKGIIGIVASRCVERVYRPTVILTESNGKATGSARSIEGFDLYRAIDACSDLLDSYGGHAHAAGLTLSLDKIAAFRERFEQVAREQLKQVQAEPTLEVDAFVSLSDLDQTTERIMSELAPFGPGNEQPLLVSRVQLAEAPRTVGQKDNHLKLRVKENSPVVFDAIAFRMGEWANKLSVGQSFYICYHLEQNEYRGNKSLQLRIKDIKTEAPTWEKDTFSS
- a CDS encoding DUF4421 family protein — protein: MGKRHFFIVTIVLFLTGAVGYCQEAAPTDSHLCVRKVFPVDSTYIEQDINRMMVEYFIDNRGYSFELKSKQSNHTVHWTPNIAGVHGFRFSYRSLTIGMGFKLPLSEFNARNYGNTNYSDLSIAFNKPQVALLGNWRRYRGMVDVNSPNYMPPYTYYKQGDLTANSLTLKGSYIFSPKRFSYKAAYIYTERQLRSAGSWLLSGAFNLSRLQSDSSMVPTPIRSDFGDTGGLQSVRRLYLGVGGGYAHTLVYQYFQLSLLLNLGLAFQPMRYYLMQNSHWQKANQVGLYSDVGTSFSYNRPHWYIALQGQVFNDGFRIDENISGNTSQLWFSFKLGWRPAAPRFVRKGEDFFYHTLQKLNPFQGGKL
- a CDS encoding serine hydrolase, yielding MRLLLSLYCCLFAYGLAAQPDTAYLSMRVQQLMQEADVEGVALAVLVDGKIYWTKSFGWANIRTRQPLTNTTIMEAASLSKPLSAYVALRLAQEGILDLDKPLADYLTAAELQTFVGGSISDRRWYLITAKHVLSHSAGLPNGRYGKLSIAFEPGSDCSYSGQGFAFLQRVCEKLTGENFEALAQRYVFDPLGMSHSSFVFRSGFLGNAAYGHWKNGYPAQMRRHAEAGAHHSLLTTVVDYALFMEELLHPRKLQSSFHALMLQPHSHARSGPLKPLDWGLGVGVYDWQGMPVFWHWGDYGNFKNYMMGVPAKGWGVVVFINSEKGFRIIESLLRAVFPVEPLPLHVLGYESYDSPYKTLLAAWKQGQLNAVIERLNQLKATRKQELLPSDLIRLAVFCWQNGRHDMLEALLKMALLLFEHHPAALELIGDVYMQINQKERALACYKAALLRVPYHQGLKTKIASATPP
- the hslU gene encoding ATP-dependent protease ATPase subunit HslU, whose translation is MKSENNFPTPHQIVAELDKYIIGQKEAKKHVAIALRNRWRRMHAPTDIQAEIVPNNILMIGPTGVGKTEIARRLARLANAPFVKVEASKFTEVGYVGRDVESMVRDLVEQAVNMVKAQKQEEVKAKAMEAVEEIILDALIPPLRPGASSEDQALNQKTRELFRERLRRGELDDKKIEISVSQSASANVGIMGPGLDDQTLMNLQEMLGSMLPKKSKRRKLSIAEARKLLFEEESSKLIDMDEVKEEARRRAEEAGIIFIDEIDKIASKGSEPGPDVSREGVQRDLLPIVEGSTVATKYGPVKTDHILFIAAGAFHLSKPSDLIPELQGRFPIRVELESLSQEDFYRILKEPKNALTKQYEALFAAEQVELHFQDEALRRIAEIAYEINSEMENIGARRLQTVMTQLLSDFLFDIPDKIPPYAKIMVTVEMVNERLQGLIKNHNLSQYIL
- a CDS encoding outer membrane beta-barrel protein, which encodes MKKVWLLLACLWSTAALAQISQGTILAGGSFGINSGKEYTEERNNNVIIRTEKKFTELNFNPSVGVFVSDEVALGLAMDIFTRNADGKHEYTTVGVGPFARFYLPMKLFFEGYVGYASQKIGKNKVYNGLGYSLGAGFAFFVNNHVAIEPALRFRGYALSNADDRDLSYGRNGLLIGVGLQTYF
- a CDS encoding histidine kinase produces the protein MSKEQDYLFRHRDDLLYLSDGYEEVYAGMQYRLRNVLVEMKALSQIMQQHYDLSPLGFDREYFALLNRAIKECERILDEAQEDGLSLMNKFGLEHHMQVIDLLKYMKKHAARVRRQKETIQVIVDTVPPSLPRLSVWVDRYFLDKVMHNIMGHMLKTTADGCTINITLTDNTPEQLVEIKVEVLGAKPARNGKGKRLFSSENESELYAAHHYIMALCGKVYYSENSDKELAFFFNLPKAATDEKIRMMTALLSF